The genomic stretch AAATTTTTTACTTTATTATCTACCTCATTAATAGCACTCCCAGTTATGGGACTAAGTGCTAATACAAATCAAACTAATGATAGTGCATATTTTGAAAGAACTATTACTGAAAATGGTAAAAAATATCATGTAGTGAATGTTAGTTTTGAGTTAAAAGATAATGAAATAAAAGATCTTAAATCAATGTATTCTTTTATTAGTTTTACATTAGAACATCCAAATGTTAGTGGTGGAGATAATGTAATGTATTTAGGATACACAAATAAAGTAGAAGAAATTACAATTAGTTTTAAAGCAAGTGGTGCTAAACTTCAAAATGGCAAATTTAATGAAGCTACAAAGACATATTCGGTGGATGTTAAATTTGCAGCAGAATATGCTTGAACAGCATCAAACTTTAAATTTGAAATTGGCCTTGGTGGTAGACAAATTACCCTCAAACCAAAAAGCCGTTCAGTTGTGGGGCAAAGTAGAAGCTCTGTAAGACAAACATCATTAGAAAAATTGAGCCATGAAGAATTATTAAAATTGGCTGCTAGTGTAGAAACTTACAGACCAGAAATCAAAAATCCTTTTGGATCAAAAGTTAAAGATTTTGCTTTTATTCCATTAGATGAGAAAAAAGTAAATAATAGAAATACTTCACATATGGTTAATATTAATCCAGCCACTGGAAAACCATATTTGAACATTTATGCAACCAATGAATATACTGAAATATATCCATATGATAATCAACTCTGGTTAGTTCCAATTTACCAAGTGGTAATTCCTAATAATCACAAATTTTCAAAAAATGGTAATATGAAAATGTACTTAAATATGACAATTCAACAAGATGGACAAAGCACTGGTAACGTATCATATGTTGTTGATAGTAGTAAAGCTGAACTTATTAAAAACTTAGGTTCTAATAAGGCAGATCTTAGTATTGTTCCAAATACATATAAAGTCGATGATGAATTAGGATATATAACATTTCAATTACGTTTAGGAACTAGATGAGATCCATCTAAAACTAGAATTGTTATGTCATTTAATGGATACAGAAATGGTTCATATTTTGAAGTAGCTGGTAAAAATAGAAAAGTTGGTGAAGTTCAATTAACTAAATGACAACAAAATGAAATTTGAAAAAGAGGAACATGAAATAAATATGTTTCATTAAACAATCCTTTAAACTCGAATTTAGAGGGCAAAGAACTAACAATTGAATTATCTCACCCTGACACACCTAAAACAGCTATGAAGTATACTATAAAAGGCGGTATGTTAGTTCCTGTTAATGGTTGAACAAACAAAGTTAAATTCAGTGCTTATGTTAAAAATGGTTTAAAGTTACTAAATGGAAATAAATTAGGATTTTATGTTGAATTTAGCAGTTTATTTGATCCTACTAAAGCTATTATAAAAGTGACTTATGAGGGAAAAACCCAAGAAGTTAAAATGCCTAATTTTTGGGATTGATTTTAGTTGTAACTAGAGTCATTTTGCAAATTCAAATATTCTGAATATTCCGAATATTTTCTTAATATTCTTTTTTATTTTTTATTAGCAATAAAATATGTTTTGTGCTAAAATAGATATCATGAACAATAAAAGAGATTATTATGAAGTTTTAGGACTTAATAAAAATGCAACAGATCAAGAAATAAAAACAGCATATCGTTCTCTTGCTAAAAAATATCACCCTGACAAGCTAAAGGATGGAACTAGTGATAAAAAAATGCAAGAATTAAATGAAGCATACGAAGTTCTTTCAAATAGTGAAAAACGTAATTTATATGATAAATATGGACATGAAGCAGTTAATGGTTATAACGGTGCAGGAGCTCAAGACTTTAATGCTTCAAGTTTCGCTGGTTTTGGAGACATCTTTGGTGATTTCTTTAGTAGCTTTACTGGTGGCACACGAAGAAACGCTAGCTATGCAGCAAGAGGCTCAGATATTAAAATTATTAAACGTATATCATTTATGGACAGCTTAATGGGAATTGAACTTAAAGAAACATTCCCAAAATATGAGCTTTGTTTACATTGTAATGGTTCAGGAGCTGAATCACAAAGTGATATTACAACCTGTCAAACTTGCAAAGGACAAGGGCATACAGTTCGTCAAGCGCGCACTATTTTTGGTGTTATGAGTGAACAAGTTGTTTGTTCTAATTGTCAAGGAAATGGAAAGATCATTTCTAAAAAATGTAGTAATTGCAAAGGACATAAATATACAAAAAATAATAAAAGTGTTAAGATTCCAATTGCTCCAGGAACTGAAGATGGAACATCATTAAAACTCCAAGGGTACGGAGAGCCTGGAGTTAATGGTGGACCTGCCGGGGATTTATATATTTATATTAAAGTAGACAATCATAAATATTTTGAAAGACGTGGCAATGACTTATTTTTAGAATTCCCTGTATCGTTTATTGATATTATGCTTGAAAACAATGTTAAAGTTCCTACACCATATGGAGAAGTAACTATTACACTGAAAAAATCATATGAATCAGGTCAAGTAGTTAAAATTAGCGGAAAGGGTGTTCAAAACAAATATCGTACTGGTGATTTAAAACTCATATTAAAAGTTGTAAAACCTGAATTATCACGTTCACAATTTAAAGAATTAATTAAAATATTCCAAACGTTAGATGATACATCAAACCAAGATTTCTTACAAACTGTTAATAAAACTTTAAAATAGTAAATATTAATACGTTATGCATATTGCATAACGTATTTTATAAAAATAGTTTTTAATTTATTATTTATCATATAAAATAGTAATATGTATAAAAGTAAATTAAACATAAAGGAAACACAAAAAGCAATTCAAAGCTTAAAGAAATATTTCCAAACATTATTACAAGAAAATCTAAACTTGACTAGAGCAACTGCTCCTTTATTCTTATTAAAAGAAACTGGATTAAACGATGGTTTAAATGGTGAGGCAGCAGTAGGATTTTCGCCTAAAAACCAACCAGAAGTTCATTTAGAAATTGTTCATTCGCTTGCCAAATGAAAGCGTCATGCTCTAAAACAATATAATTACTTGCCTCGTGAAGGAATTTATACTGACATGAATGCAGTAAGAAAAGAAGAAGATTTAGACTTTACACATTCATATTACGTTGACCAATGAGATTGAGAAGTAATTATTAACAAAGAAGATCGTAATATTGCATTTTTACAAAATACTGTAAAGAAGATTTACTCAGTTTTATATCAAACTAAAGAATTATTAGTTAAAGAATTTCCAAGTTTAGAAAATAATTTATCAAAAGATTTATTCTTTATTACTGCCCAAGAATTAGAAGATTTATATCCTTCGCTTTCATTAAGTGAAAGAGAAGATGCGATTGTAAGAGATAAAGGATCTGTATTTATTTATCAAATTGGACATAAGCTCAAATCAGGTTTAATTCATTCATTACGTGCTTTTGACTACGATGATTGAAATTTAAATGGTGATTTATTAGTTTATTCAAAAGTACACAACAAAGCAATTGAACTTTCTTCAATGGGTATTAGAGTGAACCAAGATTCAATTGTTAGTCAAAGCAATAAAACTTTAGAAGAAGTAAAAAGCCTTTCTCCTTACCATCAAAGTATAATTGAAAATACCTTACCTTTAACAATTGGTGGTGGGATTGGTCAAAGTAGAGTAAGTATGTTTTTATTAGAAAAAATGCATATTGGTGAAGTACAAGCTAGCTACTGACCTGAAGAATACCGTCTAGAATTAAAAGAAAAAGGAATTATTTTATTATAAAAAAGTCACTCAAAACTAAAAGTTTGATGAGTGACTTTTATTTATTTCTTTTTTTAATTTTAAATCAGTATAAAGCAATTCCAAGACCTATGAAAACTCCGAAGGTTAAGAAGACTAGTCCTAACCCAACTGATCTATTAGTAGCCAATCTATTAGATACAGCTATTTCGCTTTGCTCGCTTTCTTCTAATAGTGTAAGAACAGATACTTTTTCTTGTTCAAAAGTATCATAATCATAAGTT from Mycoplasmopsis bovirhinis encodes the following:
- the dnaJ gene encoding molecular chaperone DnaJ, which encodes MNNKRDYYEVLGLNKNATDQEIKTAYRSLAKKYHPDKLKDGTSDKKMQELNEAYEVLSNSEKRNLYDKYGHEAVNGYNGAGAQDFNASSFAGFGDIFGDFFSSFTGGTRRNASYAARGSDIKIIKRISFMDSLMGIELKETFPKYELCLHCNGSGAESQSDITTCQTCKGQGHTVRQARTIFGVMSEQVVCSNCQGNGKIISKKCSNCKGHKYTKNNKSVKIPIAPGTEDGTSLKLQGYGEPGVNGGPAGDLYIYIKVDNHKYFERRGNDLFLEFPVSFIDIMLENNVKVPTPYGEVTITLKKSYESGQVVKISGKGVQNKYRTGDLKLILKVVKPELSRSQFKELIKIFQTLDDTSNQDFLQTVNKTLK
- the asnA gene encoding aspartate--ammonia ligase, yielding MYKSKLNIKETQKAIQSLKKYFQTLLQENLNLTRATAPLFLLKETGLNDGLNGEAAVGFSPKNQPEVHLEIVHSLAKWKRHALKQYNYLPREGIYTDMNAVRKEEDLDFTHSYYVDQWDWEVIINKEDRNIAFLQNTVKKIYSVLYQTKELLVKEFPSLENNLSKDLFFITAQELEDLYPSLSLSEREDAIVRDKGSVFIYQIGHKLKSGLIHSLRAFDYDDWNLNGDLLVYSKVHNKAIELSSMGIRVNQDSIVSQSNKTLEEVKSLSPYHQSIIENTLPLTIGGGIGQSRVSMFLLEKMHIGEVQASYWPEEYRLELKEKGIILL